In Miscanthus floridulus cultivar M001 chromosome 19, ASM1932011v1, whole genome shotgun sequence, the DNA window GGATAAAAACAAGTTCTGAACTGACCATCTTTCTGAATATGAATTATTAGTCTCTATGCCCTTATTAAGCTTGTCAGAACTCAGAAATAATGCCTTTCAGGCCTGACATAGCATGCAACTATGCAGTTATGACTTTGGAGTGTGAACAGAAAGCTAAATACCGAAATGGGCGGAAAAAGTGACGGCCAGATCCCCCTGTCATGCGCAAAGGGCCTTCTGGTTCCTctttgcatttttccattttGTTGAAACATTCAGCGAGATACTGTCCTTGTTGTGCAGCGACCTAACAGTCAGGAAACTGGTTATTCACAAATCATAGCATTGTCTGTGCTATACTGCTATATATACCATTAACAGACAACTTGCATATCGCCATAGAGCAAACCTGAGCTGTTGCTGGAGCATTTTTCACTTGGGAATCAACATGGCTCAGAGCTTTTTTGAACTCCTCTGTATCAACCACCATAGACTCCTTGTGAGAATCACCTATTGCGCCTTTTATTAAATCCGCAATATCAAGCATGTGCATACTTTTCATATAGAGCTCTACTTGTGGATATCTTATACATATATCTTCTAAAACATCATTGATCTCTTTCAGTGTTAAAGTGCCAGAATTGTTCTTGTCTGCCATCTCGAATACCATTGAAATATCGTCCTGAAAGTATAGAAACAGATAAGTCGGAGGGATTTGCTGTTGAAAAATACATATGAACTACAGAATGGTAGATCTCATACATATGAATTATTGAGCAATAAACCTTATTCACGATTTACAGAATATCAGTATAAGCTTGTGCAGTGATGTAAATGACATGACTGTTGACCTTTACAAGCTGTCAAGTTGGAAAGCAAGAACAATAGGCTTTATCTGTAAATAGGGATTAAAGGCTCTACACATACCATTATTTTTCTTTGACTAACTGTAGCACAGTCACCAATTGCATAAACACCTTCACACTCACGAACTCTTAACCACTCATTAGTTGCCAAGGCACGCCGATTAGTCTGTTCAAGGAGAGAATATTTTGATATAGTAACAAAACATTGGAGTTGTACTATTGCTGAGTAAGTCATAAATGGGTTAACTGGTAATGAGAGATTCAACAACCTGCCCAATTTGTTGCATGAAGTCCATGATGACAGGACGAGTACCAATGCCAGCAGACCAAACAGCCATTCCATAAGGCACTGATACCTCATTGCCAGCTGATTTGCTCTTCATTGTAATCAAATCATCAGACACCTTTATCACTCTGAAGCCCGTGCACACTTCGATGCCATCCCTCTGGAACTTCTGTTCAGCAAATGCAGCTATTCTTTCATCAAACCTATATAGCAGAAAATAGACATTCATATCATGGTAAACGTTACAATCTGCTGAGGTTAAATCAAGAATAGATTCTGAACAGTGTTCATGTTTTCATCCAATTTGAAATGCTTTCCcatgtaaaaaaggaaaaaaaaacacccAACTGCAACTGTAATACAGATACACTAAGCTAACCTGGAGGTTCTCTTATCCAAAGTACACAGGACTATTACAGCAACATGGAAGATAAAGATGGCTATTACTGCAACAAGACTATCTAAGAAGTCCATAGAACCTTACATATTCAATATATGCTCTCCCGATTGAATAATTGTTATCTTCACAAAGTCTTGAATGGCAGGGTATAGTTTCACCAAATCTTCGACAAGAAAATCATGCATCTCTGCTGCAAATTCAACTCCAGTAGGTCCACCACCAATAACTACAAAATGTAGAATTTTCCTTTTCTCCTCGTCGCTAATATTTGGAAGTGATGCTTTTTCGAAACAATCTATGACACACCTCCgtatcttctgagcatcctctaCTTCCTGACTTTCACGATGTGAAGCCATATCATGATAGAGGAAGACAAAAAATATTACATGATAGATGATGCAGTTAGTAGCTTCATGAATGTAAATCTTCAAAGAATGACCATAAGGATACTGAAGATTTATACTGCATTAAGGGCAAACTCACACAACAGGGTCATTCAGAGAATGTAATGACATTGAGCAGGTGCTCCATGGGAATGTTAACGTGTGAAAAAGAAAACCTAGGTCACATATGCTTAACATAAGTAGCTACAAGCTATATATGCGTTCCAAATGGGTGTGCACTACATCATGCCAAATGGTTCAGTGTAAACTGACATTTGACTCCCTTTCATGATTACAATTTGACAGGTTCTTTCATGCAATGAAATCTATGTGTCAATGTAAGATTTTATCATTGCAGTTACATTGTTTTGTTAGTCATAAAAGTGTCGTTTCACACAGCATTAGACAATTAGATCCAAATCAAAAGCGTCTTCATGATGTTATAAAAGATCAAGCAGAATAACTACAGCTTATAATTGATATATGGATCATAACAGAATATGTAGGGAATTTTACCTTCAAAAAGCAGCAGTGCTCCAGCACTCCAGGAGTGTTAAATGTACTTACAGTAGCTCCAAGAGCAACAACTAAGTAATCATAATCCAACACAAAATCACCGTTCCCATCAAGATTAGTTCCAACAGCAGAACGGCAATGTACAGTTTTTTTATTTGCATCAATCTTGAAACACTCTGCTTCACAAAATGTGACATCCTTGTTTTTCTATGaaaaagaaagacaaggagaacAAGAAAACGGTCAGTATGTCACTCAACTAACACAGAAAGTGAATGAACGCATCCAAGGTATCAATGTAAGCACTATGAGTAAACAAGAAATGAATCTTTTGGCATTTTGATGTCAATGCTATGCCACTTTGACAACTAAATTTTATCATCAGTCGTCACATATTAGGGATAGCTGAACAAGTCACAAAGAGCAACATTGTGATTTATGAAATAATTTCATGTCTACACATATCACTTCTATATATCCAAACTACAAAAGTACACATTACAAAACTATATCTATGATCTGATTATGCTGACTGCATGAGCTCTAGGGCCCCACAACAGTTAACCAACACACGGCAAGACCCAAGAGCCAAGAGATACTGAGTAAGGAGGGCTGTACCCCAAAGGTTCATTCGTAGTAGGAGAATAGACAAACACCACACCCGATTACTTTCAGAACACAATAGCACAGAATCAAATGGCAAAGAAGTACCTTCTCAAGGATCCTCCGTATCGATTCGACAATGCTGCGCGCCTCGACGGTGCCACATGTGACACTCGGAAGCAGAGGCGTGAATGCGAAGTAGTTCCGGGGCGATATGACCTTCACTTCATACCGGGAGCAGTCGAGGTTCTTGAGGAATGACGTCCCAGCCCAGCCAGTCCCAAGAACCAGCACCTTCTTCTTGGGAGCATCCTGAGATAGCTCCGGAGCACTCTCTGCAGCGGAATCCGCGTACACCACAAGGCCTCCACCACTGCAAAGCGGCAGCGACTCTTTTAGCAAATGCACAGCCCAAATAAACAACTTGGTTCGGACTTCGGAGTAGTCAAAGTGAAATCTTGGGACCAAACCGAAGGTATGGATTGAAAGGGGGGATTTTCCCTTCCCTTCTCAAAAGTACAAATAGACGGATGGCCAAAAAGACCAAGAACATGATCCCAGGGCCTTCACAGTTGACTACGATTGTCGACTAGGAAAGCAACTCAAAGGGGCGGGAAGAAACAAATAGGTAACCAGAAAAAGGAACAGTAAATCACGCGACGAAACCCCAAAAAAATAAAGGAGCAAAATCGGGCGGATTTCTGGTGGAAAGCGACGGAGGAAGCACAATCACCCGCACCTGGCCGCTGCGAACAGAAGTGCTGCTGTGGAGACGCCGGGGCGCGCGATCCTGTCCAGCAATCGAGCACCGGCTCGAGAGGTGAAGAAGGAGAAACCCATCCTTCTCTCGCCTCAGACCTCACTGAGTTCTGGCTTCTGAAGTGACGAACCCCAATCGCGAACGATGAACGAATAACGATCCGCTGAGGGCGTAGAAAGCAAGGAGAGCGATGGAAAAAGCGAGCCTACCTGCTGGACTGAGTCCTATTAGCCCCCTTGGTCGCTGCTCATTGGATAGCTGCTGCGGATGTGTCGCAGCAGCAGGGACCGCAGCTCCCCTCTGACCTGACCTGTCCCAAGTACGAGTATAAAATAGaaagaaaattgccccaaatttgaGGTGATGCAGGAATAAAAGGTTCCAGATCTCATCGACGTGCACGTCCAAGACTTTTGCAGCCGCGTTAAGATCTGACACGTCACACCATCGCTAATATTCACCGGCCGATCCGCGTCAATTCCCCATCACCCTCCGATGAGTCATGGCCGTTCCTGCATTTCTTTTTACACAATGACCTGATGACCAGAGCAGTAATAAATGGCTAAATAATTGACTTGACCTGACCAGCATGTGACACGTCCACACGGCCTATcgcttcttttttcctttttttctttctttttttcttttcttatctaGAAACATGCCATATGCTTCAGTCAGGGGGCTTCAGCCTCCCTGCCCCCACGCTGCTTTTTCCTGATGTCCTGCCGACCTGCATGAGTATAAACTGATTGAGCTATCCTGCTGCACGAGCAAAGCATTGATGGAACTTTAAAGGCAGTGCTACTGCACCGGCATCTCACATTCAGATTCAGGAATGATCAAATAGTAACCTACAGTATATGCCCGTTCGCTGGTACGAAACCTGGCTGAAACTGgcggaaaaacactgttctgactgaattgttgtgaaagaaaaatactattccgactaaaaaaagaagccgaacaagtcaaatatggagtaagccgaacagggccataatctaatctagagatggacatACGAGCAACCGCAGGTGCAAAGCATAGAGCCAAACATAAAAGCAGTAACTCATAAAAGCAGTAAGGGCTCATTTGGCCGGGCTCCTAACAGCTCCGGCTCCATTTGACATTGACAAGCTGTTTTTCTCTCTGATCCttttctctctcactgacaaTAAAGGAATTGCCGGAGCTAGTATTTTTGGCttcccggctccggctccggctcctctgcaCACTACAGCGCTCCTACAGTTTAAGAGCCGGAGCAGACAAGAGCCCGGTCAAACGGCCCCTAAGAAAGACAACAAAATGACAATGTTGCTCTTTTTTTAAGGGAAATGAGTAGCCAAACTGCACTGTTCTTAACCGCTGTGCTGTTTTTTTAGGGAAAATCGGGTGAAAAGAGGGGGATCCTGtcaacaaaaacaaaacaaagtaaacaaaaaatttaaaatttaaaacctaaaaaatttaaaataattaaaaaagaaATGAACAGTGTGCAGACAATAATGGAGGAGGCAGGGGTTCCTGAGCGGTTAAGACCCCCTGGGCCTATTTGGATAAAGGATCTTTGTAGGAATATCAAAAGAAATAAAAACGCTGGAAAGGGAAATGAGTAGCGCGTTTGGAACGAAGAAAAACAATCTttcctttcctccggaacactgtGCCTCTTTTACGATTTTACAGGAAAATAAAACTCTAGTGCGATCTCTGGTTTCTGCTTCCTTTGCGAAGTCCGAGGTGAGCACACCATTAAACACACGGATGGGGTGCATTACCATAAGAAAAGAGCCAGGTGACTAGTACT includes these proteins:
- the LOC136528474 gene encoding external alternative NAD(P)H-ubiquinone oxidoreductase B1, mitochondrial-like yields the protein MGFSFFTSRAGARLLDRIARPGVSTAALLFAAASGGGLVVYADSAAESAPELSQDAPKKKVLVLGTGWAGTSFLKNLDCSRYEVKVISPRNYFAFTPLLPSVTCGTVEARSIVESIRRILEKKNKDVTFCEAECFKIDANKKTVHCRSAVGTNLDGNGDFVLDYDYLVVALGATVSTFNTPGVLEHCCFLKEVEDAQKIRRCVIDCFEKASLPNISDEEKRKILHFVVIGGGPTGVEFAAEMHDFLVEDLVKLYPAIQDFVKITIIQSGEHILNMFDERIAAFAEQKFQRDGIEVCTGFRVIKVSDDLITMKSKSAGNEVSVPYGMAVWSAGIGTRPVIMDFMQQIGQTNRRALATNEWLRVRECEGVYAIGDCATVSQRKIMDDISMVFEMADKNNSGTLTLKEINDVLEDICIRYPQVELYMKSMHMLDIADLIKGAIGDSHKESMVVDTEEFKKALSHVDSQVKNAPATAQVAAQQGQYLAECFNKMEKCKEEPEGPLRMTGGSGRHFFRPFRYKHFGQFAPLGGEQAAAELPGDWVSIGHSTQWLWYSVYASKQVSWRTRMLVVSDWTRRFIFGRDSSRI